Proteins encoded together in one Camelina sativa cultivar DH55 chromosome 9, Cs, whole genome shotgun sequence window:
- the LOC104711476 gene encoding autophagy-related protein 13a, translating to MDFPENLPSEDVGRLEQIVSHFFPKALHIVLNSRIPSLQSRGRTRERCLSSSSGAGLNNNNVRKSDKWFNLVMGDRPAALEKLHSWHRNILDSMIIDIILVHPTTTIPTHDDDHHHHDVRSAETVIERWVVQYENPLIMSPQSSESVTRYQKVYKKSIIMLRSLYAQTRLLPAYRVSRQLSSSLASSGYDLVYKVSSFSDILSGPVTETMKEFRFAPVDVPPGRLCASVTYRSDLSDFNLDTHITLPPRIITDYVGSPATDPMRFFPSPGKSIEGTSFIGRAGRPPLTGSSAERPHSWTSGFHRPPAQFPTPNQSFSPAHSHQFSPGLHDFHWSRTDGFGGDSHQLSPPFSPSGSPSTPRYISGSNSPRINVRPGTAPVTIPSSATFNRYVSSNFSEPSRNPLPPFSPKSTRRSPSSQDSLPGIALYRSSRSGESPSGLMNQYPAQKLSKDSKYDSGRFSGLLSSSGSPRFGFSRSPSRLSSQDDLDDPDCSCPFDFDDVDESGLQYSQSLDRRKASSSISQSLPIGRKSSQDAAVGVLVHMLKTAPPLRQDSSTYMASMSGVQREGSVSVSVSGTESEFSMARSTSDALEELRNYKQLKDLLLSKSKSGSGATRVH from the exons ATGGATTTCCCAGAGAATTTGCCATCGGAGGATGTAGGGAGATTAGAGCAGATAGTATCTCATTTCTTCCCAAAGGCATTACACATAGTTCTCAATTCTAGGATCCCTTCGTTGCAATCTCGTGGTCGTACTCGTGAGCGttgtttatcatcatcatcaggagCAGgtcttaataataataacgtTAGGAAAAGTGATAAATGGTTCAATCTTGTTATGGGAGATCGTCCCGCTGCGTTAGAGAAGTTGCATTCTTGGCATAGGAATATCTTGGATTCTATGATTATTGATATCATACTCGTTCATCCCACCACCACCATTCCCActcatgatgatgatcatcatcatcatgatgttAGATCAGCTGAGACTGTGATTGAGAGGTGGGTTGTTCAGTATGAGAATCCTTTGATTATGTCTCCTCAGAGTTCTGAGTCTGTGACTCGTTATCAGAAGGTTTACAAGAAGTCTATCATTATGTTGCGGTCTCTTTATGCTCAGACTCGTCTTCTCCCTGCTTATCGTGTCTCTAGGCAGCTTAGTTCGTCTCTTGCCTCTTCTGGTTATGATCTTGTTTACAAGGTTTCGTCTTTCAGTGATATACTCTCTGGTCCTGTGACTGAGACTATGAAAGAGTTTCGCTTTGCACCTGTTGATGTGCCTCCTGGTCGGCTTTGTGCCTCTGTTACTTACCGTTCTGACTTATCTGATTTCAATCTTGATACTCACATCACATTGCCTCCAAGAATTATAACCGATTATGTTGGAAGTCCTGCTACAGATCCTATGAGGTTTTTCCCGTCTCCAGGGAAAAGTATTGAAGGCACATCTTTTATTGGTAGAGCTGGTCGTCCTCCTTTGACTGGTTCTTCTGCTGAACGTCCACATAGCTGGACCAGCGGCTTTCACAGACCTCCAGCTCAATTCCCAACACCAAACCAGTCTTTTTCCCCTGCTCATTCACATCAATTTTCACCTGGTTTACACGATTTCCACTGGTCACGTACAGATGGTTTTGGTGGTGACAGTCACCAGCTCTCACCTCCTTTTTCGCCATCGGGTTCTCCCTCTACTCCAAGATACATTTCAGGGAGTAACAGTCCACGGATTAATGTGAGACCAGGGACTGCTCCAGTGACCATTCCTTCTTCAGCCACTTTCAACAGATACGTTTCATCTAACTTCTCTGAGCCAAGTAGGAATCCACTCCCTCCCTTTTCCCCCAAAAGCACAAGGCGCTCCCCTTCATCGCAGGACTCTTTGCCTGGGATTGCCTTGTACAGGAGTTCGAGAAGCGGAGAGTCTCCTTCTGGATTAATGAACCAGTACCCTGCCCAGAAG CTGTCAAAGGACAGCAAATACGATTCAGGACGCTTCTCTGGGCTTCTGTCTTCAAGTGGCTCACCAAGATTCGGGTTTTCTAGGAGTCCTAGTAGATTATCGTCCCAAGACGACTTGGATGACCCTGACTGTTCATGCCCTTTTGATTTCGATGATGTTGACGAGTCAGGACTTCAGTACAG CCAAAGTCTTGACCGGAGGAAAGCTTCAAGCTCTATATCACAGTCGCTACCTATAGGGAGAAAGTCATCACAGGACGCAGCGGTTGGTGTTCTGGTTCACATGCTGAAGACAGCACCGCCATTGCGACAAGACTCAAGCACTTACATGGCATCAATGTCTGGGGTCCAGAGAGAAGGTTCAGTATCAGTGTCAGTGTCAGGAACTGAATCTGAATTTTCGATGGCTCGAAGCACATCAGATGCACTAGAGGAGCTGAGAAACTACAAGCAGCTCAAAGACTTGCTTCTATCAAAATCCAAGAGTGGATCTGGAGCAACTCGTGTCCACTGA
- the LOC104711479 gene encoding ubiquitin carboxyl-terminal hydrolase 26, with translation MSRPNTRNKNKRQRPSDAVDPSSQILRKIHEANDVTDDDINQLFMIWKPVCQGCRVNTRDNPNCFCGLVPPVNGSRKSGLWQKTSEIVQSLGPDPTFDLRDSDSTPAGLTNLGATCYANSILQCLYMNTAFREGVFSVEVDVLKQYPVLDQIARLFAQLHASKKSFVDSDAFVKTLELDNGVQQDTHEFLTLLLSLLERCFCHSGVFKAQTIVQDLFRGSVSHVTTCSKCGRDSEASSKVEDFYALELNIKGLKTLDASLNDYLSLEHLNGDNQYFCGSCNARVDATRCIKLRTLPPVITFQLKRCVFLPKTTAKKKITSSFSFPQVLDMESRLTESLQNELIYDLSAVLIHKGSAVNSGHYVAHIKDEKTGLWWEFDDEHVSELGKRPFNEASSSTPQPESNGGTSSGNTTDLIQSEVFSSSDAYMLMYSLRSGKQENQGGQRENPIDISKGEVGSVQQLEGLPLHLYEWINTMNAVFLESCKQFTLRKEKELNALTERRQEVRTILSEAAVQSLEEQYFWISTDWLRLWADTTLPPALDNTPLLCSHGKVLASKVNCMKRISELAWAKLESKFNGGPKLGKGDYCRDCLMDGARMVVSSDSYRDRRTFMKSIASDCLSGKCEDGMYYISKAWLQQWVKRKNLDAPTEADAGPTNAITCNHGKLMPEQAPGAKRVLVPENFWSFLVEDALKLMPEDTADCTCFHLDSSQCYHCTEELSETACFEDSLRTLKIKQRQNHEKLATGKGIPLTPQCRYFLLPSPWLVQWRIYINMTGKNSSSAPEPERLDGVINTLKCKKHTRLLERLPELICKRGSFFQKNPSTDKLTIISELDWKYFCEEWGGLMEDGVSALIEVGDNTEQSSSPNVIDLEKHSSPDENMDIDARQLILRASPEICEECIGDRESCELMQKLSYSEGDVFVCLVRGKEAPKAMLEVSDTSFEVDRRTSKRSRRTNYGNLTSLKVSATTTVYQLKMMIWELLGVMKENQELHKGTKVIDQESATLADMNIFPGDKLWVRDTEMHEHRDIADELCDKKTGGQDIEEGFRGTLLTGDISSKAC, from the exons ATGAGTAGACCTAACACccgaaacaaaaacaaaagacaaagacCATCAGACGCTGTTGATCCTTCTTCTCAGATTCTCCG gAAAATTCACGAGGCAAATGATGTGACTGATGATGACATTAACCAACTTTTCATGATATGGAAGCCAGTTTGTCAAGGTTGTCGTGTTAACACTCGTGACAATCCCAACTGCTTCTGTGGGCTGGTTCCACCGGTTAATGGAAGCAGGAAATCGGGTTTGTGGCAGAAAACGTCTGAAATCGTTCAGTCTCTTGGTCCAGATCCGACTTTTGATCTCCGTGATTCTGACTCTACCCCGGCTGGTCTGACCAATTTGGGTGCTACTTGTTATGCCAACAGTATACTTCAGTGTCTCTACATGAATACTGCTTTTCGGGAAGGTGTTTTTTCTGTTGAGGTTGATGTCTTGAAGCAGTATCCAGTCTTGGATCAGATTGCTCGGCTTTTTGCGCAATTGCATGCTAGCAAAAAGTCTTTTGTTGATTCAGATGCTTTTGTGAAGACGTTGGAGTTGGATAATGGGGTTCAACAGGACACCCATGAGTTCTTGACAttgcttctttctttgcttGAGCGTTGCTTTTGCCATTCTGGAGTTTTCAAGGCCCAAACAATAGTTCAAGATCTCTTCCGCGGTAGTGTCTCGCATGTGACCAC GTGCTCAAAATGTGGAAGGGATTCCGAAGCTTCGTCAAAAGTGGAAGATTTTTATGCCCTTGAGTTAAATATTAAGGGCCTCAAAACTTTGGATGCTAGTTTGAATGATTACCTTAGCTTGGAGCACCTCAATGGCGataatcaatatttttgtgGAAGCTGCAATGCTAGAGTAGATGCCACACGCTGCATTAAGCTGCGGACACTACCTCCAGTTATCACTTTTCAGCTTAAACGATGTGTTTTCCTTCCTAAG ACAACAGCTAAGAAGAAAATTACTTCCTCATTTTCCTTTCCTCAAGTGCTGGATATGGAATCGAGATTGACAGAGTCTTTGCAAAATGAGTTGATATACGATCTCTCTGCTGTGTTAATCCACAAAGGAAGCGCTGTGAACAGCGGACATTATGTTGCACACATAAAAGATGAAAAGACTGGCTTGTGGTGGGAATTTGATGATGAACATGTGTCAGAACTGGGTAAGCGTCCATTCaatgaagcttcttcttccactccACAACCCGAGAGTAATGGTGGGACTAGTAGTGGGAATACCACAGATCTCATTCAGTCAGAGGTTTTCTCATCCAGTGATGCTTATATGCTGATGTATAGTTTAAGAAGCGGTAAACAGGAAAATCAGGGAGGACAAAGGGAAAATCCTATTGACATAAGTAAAGGAGAAGTTGGTAGTGTTCAACAGCTTGAAGGTCTTCCGTTACATCTTTATGAATGGATCAATACCATGAATGCAGTATTCCTTGAGAGTTGCAAGCAGTTTactttaagaaaagaaaaagaattgaatgCTTTGACTGAAAGAAGGCAAGAAGTACGGACAATACTTTCAGAAGCTGCTGTTCAGTCACTTGAAGAACAATATTTTTGGATCTCCACAGATTGGCTTCGTCTATGGGCTGATACCACTTTGCCTCC CGCTTTGGACAACACCCCTTTACTGTGTTCCCATGGGAAAGTTCTTGCCTCAAAAGTGAACTGCATGAAGCGAATATCTGAACTTGCATGGGCCAAGTTAGAATCAAAG TTCAATGGTGGACCAAAGTTAGGGAAAGGGGATTACTGCAGGGACTGCCTTATGGATGGTGCTCGCATGGTTGTCTCGTCTGACAGTTATAGGGATCGAAGAACATTCATGAAAAGCATAGCAAGTGATTGTCTTTCGGGAAAGTGTGAGGACGGAATGTATTATATCTCTAAAGCATG GTTGCAGCAATgggtaaaaaggaaaaacctTGATGCTCCCACTGAAGCAGATGCGGGGCCCACAAATGCAATTACGTGCAATCATGGAAAGCTGATGCCAGAACAAGCGCCAGGGGCCAAAAGAGTTCTAGTTCCAGAGAATTTCTGGTCATTCCTCGTGGAAGATGCTCTAAAATTGATGCCAGAAGATACGGCGGATTGTACTTGTTTCCATTTGGACTCCAGCCAATGTTATCACTGCACAGAGGAACTTTCTGAGACTGCCTGCTTCGAGGATTCACTAAG AACATTAAAGATCAAGCAGCGCCAAAATCACGAGAAGTTAGCCACGGGAAAGGGTATACCATTAACGCCGCAATGCCGATATTTCTTGTTACCATCTCCGTGGCTAGTGCAATGGAGAATCTATATTAACATGACTGGAAAAAATAGTTCGTCAGCTCCTGAGCCTGAACGTCTTGATGGAGTCATTAATACTCTCAAATGTAAGAAG CACACACGCCTCCTTGAAAGGCTCCCTGAACTTATCTGCAAACGTGGCTCATTTTTTCAGAAAAATCCATCT ACTGACAAGCTGACAATCATCTCTGAGCTTGATTGGAAATATTTCTGTGAGGAGTGGGGAGGGCTCATGGAGGATGGAGTATCTGCTCTTATTGAGGTTGGTGACAATACAGAGCAAAGTTCATCCCCAAACGTCATTGATCTTGAGAAGCATTCTTCTCCTGATGAGAATATGGACATCGATGCTCGACAGCTTATTCTAAGGGCATCCCCAGAG ATTTGTGAGGAATGCATAGGAGACAGAGAAAGCTGTGAGTTGATGCAGAAACTTAGTTACTCTGAGGGAGATGTATTTGTCTGTCTTGTGCGTGGAAAGGAAGCTCCAAAAGCAATGTTAGAGGTATCTGACACCAGCTTTGAGGTGGATCGGCGTACTTCAAAGCGATCTCGGAGAACAAATTATGGAAACCTGACAAGTCTGAAAGTGTCTGCAACAACGACTGTGTACCAATTAAAGATGATGATATGGGAATTACTTGGG GTGATGAAGGAAAACCAGGAACTTCACAAAGGCACAAAAGTAATTGATCAGGAATCTGCAACCCTTGCAGACATGAACATATTCCCTGGTGACAAGCTTTGGGTGAGAGATACTGAGATGCATGAACACCGCGATATTGCTG ATGAGTTATGTGATAAGAAAACGGGAGGTCAAGATATCGAAGAAGGGTTTCGAGGGACGCTATTGACTGGGGATATCTCTTCTAAAGCCTGTTAG
- the LOC104711480 gene encoding pre-mRNA-splicing factor cwc-21 codes for MYNGIGLQTARGSGTNGYVQTNKFFVRPRTGGKPGGKGFEDDQGTAGLSKKPNKAILEHDRKRQIHLKLAILEDKLADQGYSDAEIAQKLEEARLNLEAAAAASNEESDGTGDSKISDTQTHQVAARKEKQMEAFRAALGLPDQQQVAEEGIIDDEPAPEAYEGRLKERREHSFLDRDSGRKKLDEDLDEKDGGKVKESKKQRGDDEMVEVKRHKKKESKKRRHGDSSDESDEHGRDRRRRSKKKAKGRKQESDSESDSSSSDSESDSDSDDGKKRRRKKATKKRSRSKRSVSFDSEEVESDDSKKLRKSHKKSRPSNRSGSKEVRDKIDEQSRAGRKRHDSDVSEPESEDDKQPLRKKEEAYREGQKQKRDEEDMEFNRSKDRYRDGSGGKKAARDSDDSETEYENKRQLRSKVEAYSAGMSQKKDEEEAVSKHGKDESISDSRGKKVAKDSDDSEAEYENRRKLKDESYQRGRRHIREEDDDYNNNGRGRYRSDDAVKRHGTNEKDDRYRGRAIEEEDSDKGDDDRGRYRQRREEDEEEYKRGRDRYRGDKEDRFRGDGRRAKEVEDDDRVSREREYSNRGRSRYDDGRSSGSKRSSYGDRA; via the coding sequence ATGTACAACGGAATAGGGTTACAGACCGCAAGAGGATCAGGAACTAATGGTTATGTTCAGACGAACAAGTTCTTTGTGAGGCCTAGGACTGGTGGTAAGCCTGGTGGTAAAGGGTTTGAGGATGACCAAGGTACTGCTGGTTTATCTAAGAAACCCAATAAAGCTATACTTGAGCATGACCGTAAGCGTCAGATTCATCTTAAGCTTGCTATTCTTGAGGATAAGCTTGCTGATCAGGGTTATTCTGATGCTGAGATTGCTCAgaagcttgaggaagctaggtTGAATCTtgaagctgctgctgctgcttctaaTGAAGAGAGTGATGGGACTGGTGACTCGAAGATATCTGATACTCAAACTCATCAGGTTGCTGCGAGGAAAGAGAAGCAGATGGAAGCTTTTCGAGCTGCGTTGGGTTTGCCTGATCAGCAACAGGTGGCTGAAGAGGGTATTATTGATGATGAGCCAGCACCTGAGGCTTATGAAGGTAGATTGAAAGAGAGGCGGGAACATTCGTTTTTGGACCGAGATAGTGGgaggaagaagcttgatgaggaTTTAGATGAGAAGGATGGTGGTAAGGTTAAGGAAAGCAAGAAGCAACGGGGTGATGATGAGATGGTTGAAGTGAAGCGTCACAAGAAAAAGGAGAGCAAGAAGAGAAGACATGGTGATTCATCAGATGAGTCTGATGAACATGGACGTGACCGGAGAAGGCGCTCTAAGAAGAAGGCTAAGGGTCGCAAACAAGAAAGTGATAGTGAAAGTGACTCTAGCAGCTCTGATTCTGAGTCTGACTCTGACAGTGATGatggaaagaagagaagaaggaagaaggctACAAAGAAACGCAGTAGAAGCAAAAGAAGTGTTTCTTTTGATTCTGAAGAAGTTGAGAGTGATGACAGTAAGAAACTTAGAAAGTCTCACAAAAAGAGTCGACCCTCCAACCGATCTGGTTCTAAAGAAGTAAGGGACAAAATTGATGAACAAAGCAGAGCTGGACGAAAGAGGCATGATTCTGATGTTAGTGAGCCTGAGTCAGAGGATGATAAACAACCACTgcgaaagaaagaagaagcttaccGTGAAGGACAGAAGCAGAAAAGAGATGAGGAAGACATGGAGTTCAATCGTTCAAAAGACAGGTATAGAGATGGTTCTGGTGGCAAGAAAGCTGCAAGAGACTCTGATGACAGTGAGACTGAGTATGAGAACAAGAGACAATTGCGCAGTAAAGTAGAAGCTTACAGTGCAGGAATGAGCCAGAAAAAAGATGAGGAAGAGGCTGTGTCAAAGCATGGCAAAGACGAGTCCATAAGTGATTCGCGTGGCAAGAAAGTTGCTAAAGACTCTGATGACAGTGAGGCTGAGTATGAAAACAGGAGGAAGTTAAAAGATGAAAGTTACCAACGAGGAAGGAGACACATAAGAGAGGAGGATGATGACTACAATAACAATGGGAGGGGCAGGTATAGAAGTGATGATGCTGTAAAAAGACATGGAACAAATGAAAAGGACGATAGGTATAGAGGTCGAGCCATCGAGGAAGAAGACAGCGATAAAGGCGATGATGACAGGGGTAGATACAGACAGAGACGtgaggaggatgaggaagagTATAAGCGTGGCAGAGATAGGTACAGAGGTGATAAGGAGGACAGGTTTAGAGGTGATGGAAGGCGTGCGAAGgaagttgaagatgatgatagagTAAGCAGAGAGCGTGAATACTCGAACAGGGGTCGAAGTCGTTATGATGATGGCAGATCAAGTGGCAGCAAGAGATCCTCCTATGGTGATAGAGCTTGA
- the LOC104715478 gene encoding putative B3 domain-containing protein At3g49610, whose translation MSAAFDELVAVVGIICDANERRRLAEKANEHEDESRRETRSSSLVKKLKKKVILSETKSSLFYHLEELTRRSKTVSEDSEESLLDHLPQKPRSSLNTFFGKSYIRNHEKLTSFSTCLSSLLLDTAESENTENRKRKKRAVPQSVIRSKKAKVASSPRQERETPEWLLEVMREMKGAEGPIRLIYVKPLTPSDVKPRASRLLIPFQQLIRNDFLTHAESQAIWNGLETILVNQRSEKWDLRIKIWVMKKKKDSLKGTWNYSLRHGWNDVVKGNRLKAGDKIRLWTFRCRGVLCFALDTE comes from the exons ATGAGTGCGGCTTTCGATGAATTGGTGGCTGTAGTGGGTATAATATGTGACGCAAATGAACGTCGTCGTCTTGCAGAGAAAGCAAATGAGCATGAAGATGAAAGCCGGAGAGAAACAAGGTCGTCGTCTTTGGTgaagaagttaaagaagaaAGTGATTCTGAGTGAAACAAAGTCGTCGCTTTTCTATCATTTGGAGGAACTGACAC GAAGATCCAAGACTGTGTCTGAAGATAGCGAGGAGAGCCTCTTGGATCATCTCCCACAAAAACCAAGGTCTTCGCTGAATACATTTTTTGGTAAGAGTTACATACGAAACCATGAAAAACTCACTAGCTTTTCTACTTGTTTATCATCGCTCCTCCTCGACACGGCTGAGTCGGAGAATACGGAGAACAGAAAGCGCAAGAAGCGTGCCGTGCCACAAAGTGTTATTAGATCCAAGAAAGCAAAGGTTGCGTCTTCTCCACGGCAGGAGAGAGAGACGCCAGAGTGGCTTCTCGAGGTGATGAGAGAGATGAAGGGAGCCGAAGGACCGATCAGGCTGATCTATGTGAAGCCTCTGACCCCGAGTGACGTCAAGCCAAGAGCGAGCCGTCTCTTAATACCTTTCCAGCAGTTAATAAGAAACGACTTCTTGACTCATGCAGAGTCTCAAGCCATATGGAATGGTCTCGAAACGATTCTCGTGAATCAAAGGTCGGAAAAGTGGGATTTACGTATTAAGATAtgggtgatgaagaagaagaaagactctCTAAAAGGAACCTGGAACTACTCTTTGAGACATGGTTGGAACGACGTTGTCAAGGGTAACAGATTGAAAGCCGGAGACAAGATTCGTCTTTGGACTTTCAGGTGCCGTGGAGTCCTCTGCTTTGCACTTGATACAGAGTAG
- the LOC104715479 gene encoding U-box domain-containing protein 30-like, translating into MRMFQPLKREGLIGFESGGDGQVLDLDTAVKDGVLGGVNGGGGVVDEKLDMKTMLKELDLQDIPSVFICPISLEPMQDPVTLCTGQTYERSNIHKWFNLGHLTCPTTMQELWDDTVTPNKTLHHLIYTWFSQKYVLMKKRSEDVQGRAIEVLGTLKKAKGQASVHALSKIEAVERLSKVEDENSLIWWPPEPILELARLVVDSGGDPGSIQRVLDPKMILFLASSSSGFLEGAKDGRVLVLDRVGVADLAEPLDDLEVEALVVTGLVVEVVGVIDLLVGVEGLLADLELPEDDGRLSPATEEELVWDLLWFTETISSRLS; encoded by the exons ATGCGGATGTTTCAGCCGTTAAAGAGAGAAGGGTTAATTGGATTTGAAAGTGGTGGTGATGGGCAAGTCTTAGATCTGGATACTGCTGTGAAAGATGGAGTTCTCGGTGGTGttaatggtggtggtggtgttgttgATGAGAAATTGGATATGAAGACCATGTTAAAGGAGCTAGATTTACAAGATATACCTTCTGTTTTCATTTGTCCCATCTCCTTAGAGCCGATGCAAGATCCTGTGACCTTGTGTACTGGTCAAACCTACGAAAGGTCCAACATTCACAAATGGTTCAACCTAGGTCACTTGACTTGTCCCACTACAATGCAGGAGCTTTGGGATGATACGGTTACTCCTAACAAAACTCTTCACCATCTCATCTACACTTGGTTCTCTCAGAAGTATGTGTTGATGAAGAAACGCTCCGAGGATGTTCAAGGACGAGCTATTGAGGTTTTGGGGACTTTGAAGAAAGCTAAAGGTCAAGCTAGTGTTCATGCGTTGA GTAAAATTGAAGCCGTTGAGAGGCTGAGCAAGGTTGAAGATGAAAATTCTCTTATCTGGTGGCCACCGGAGCCGATACTGGAGCTTGCTCGTCTCGTTGTTGATTCCGGTGGTGATCCCGGTTCAATCCAGCGAGTTCTCGATCCCAAAATGAtcttg TTTTTAGCTTCTTCATCCTCTGGTTTTTTAGAAGGTGCAAAGGATGGCCGAGTATTAGTATTAGACCGAGTTGGAGTAGCTGATCTCGCTGAACCGTTAGACGATCTAGAGGTTGAAGCTTTGGTGGTCACAGGCCTTGTCGTAGAGGTGGTTGGAGTTATAGACCTTCTTGTCGGTGTGGAAGGTCTGCTCGCTGACCTTGAGCTACCAGAGGATGATGGTCGCCTGAGTCCAGCTACAGAAGAAGAGCTCGTTTGGGACTTATTATGGTTCACTGAGACGATCTCTTCACGGttgagttaa